In the Streptomyces coeruleoprunus genome, CGGCGTCCAGGAAAGGGTGGGCGGCCAGGCCGAGGGCGAACAGCACATCGGGGTGGGGAGCGGGCTGTTTTCCGTCTGGGGCGAGCAGGCGCCGGTTGGCCAGGCGCGGGATCTGATTGGCGGGCATTTCGGGGGTGAGGCCGCGGGCGGTGCGGTGCAGCAGGCGGGTGAGGGCGGCGGCCTCACCGGGGGCGAGCGAGGCGGCGGTGTGGCCGGTGTTGTACAAGTTCTGCCGCTGTGTGCCGGTGAGCAGGCCAGGGACGCAGGTCAGGTGGATGGCGGTGTCGGTGTGGATGAGCCGTTGCGGGCTGCTGGGCTGCTCGAGGTGTGCGGCCAGGGCGGTGGCGGCCCACTTCAGGCGGTGTGGGGTCCATTCCAGGGCGGATGCCAGGTCGTCGGGGTGGATGCGACCGACCTCAAGCAGGGCCGCGTGCAGCACGGTGGCGTGGGTGGCCGCCCTCGGGACGGAACCGCGGGAGGCGTGCTCGGGGACGCGCAGGAGGGACTCAGGTGAGGTGTTCAGCACGCGGGCGAGAGCGAGCAAGGCGGCGGCGGGGAGGGTGTGCGGGGTGAGGTGGGTGCCCCAGTCGGCGGTGGGAATGCCGGTCAGCGCGGTCAGGTCCTCGTCGGTGAGCCGGCACTGGGCGGCGCGTGTCCGCAGGAACATCAGGTCGAACGCGGCCGCGGACGTGTCGTCGGGCGGCGGTGGCTGGTCGGTCACGGGCGTAACTCCCCAAGGCGGGGTAGGACGTCGGGGGCGGGCGGCACGGGGGTGTGCAGGTGCCAGCAGCGGGCGGCGGTGTGCCAGTCGTCCTCGGGGTGGGGGTGGACCAGGGCGGGTACCGGGAGGCCTGCGTCGGCGATGAGGGCCTCGAAGCGTGGCGCGGTGCCGAAGCAGTTCGCGAACAGGCCGTGCTTATCAGCGGTGCGCGGGGTGCGGCGGCGGAATTCGACCGCGGCGCGCAGCAGGGGGCGGGCGCGGGGCGGGACGGCGTACAGGTGCCGGGGCCCGGGCGGTTCGCCGATGTTGATCCGCGAGTCGCGATCGATGGCCACGGTGGTGTGGGTGTCGTCGACGGATCCGATCTGGGTCATCGACAGCAGCGACTTGTCGGTGCCGGTGAACAGCAGGGCCGCGATGGCGGCGGCGCGCAGCGGGTTGGGCAAGCGCACGGTGATCGTGTGCACGGTGCGCGGGGTGAGGGGCACGGTGGTAAGGCCGGGCCCCGCGCAACTGGTGAGGTCATCCGGCACGTTGAGCAGCAGCGAGCGGGACAGGAAGGCGGCCTGCGCGCCGCGCACGCGGGCCACGGTGTGCTGGGCGCTGGGACTTGAGACGGTCAGGCGGGCCAGGAACAGCCGCACAGCCTCGGTCTCCTGCAGGTTGAAGGGGGTGGGCTCGGCCGGGTGGTCGGCGTCTTCGGCGACCTCAGGTGGGGTTGGCTGGAGTGGCAGGGTGCGGGTCAGCCAGGTGCGGGCGGCGGCGTAGCCGGCGCGGTACTGGCCGTCGCTGTGGGCGAAGTCGGTGGCGCTCTGACGGCGCCAACAGTCCGCGCGGAACGCGGCCACACCGCTGCGGGGCAGCGTGGGCAGCGGGTGGGCGTGATCGTGCGGCGGCGGGCCGATGCGCCGTCTGGTGGCGGCCGGGCCGATCGCCTCGAGGACAGGGGCCGTGCCGAGTACGGTCACCACGTCGTCCAGCCCGGCGGCTGTGAGGCGTTCGAGCAGACGCTGGAAGTCGGCCTGCTCCGGGGCGTGGGCCAGCAGGGTCAGGCGAATACCGGTGTCCGCGCACCACCCGGCCAGGCGGCGCAGCCGCTCGGTGGTGAGGCGGTGGGCGCGCAGCACGATGGCCTCGTCAAGGCCGCAGGCCAGGGTCCAGCAGGTCACCGCCCGCCAGGCCGGGTCGGTGGACATCCGCTCGGCGTCCGGGCGGGAGAACCCGTCGCGGCCCATGGCGCGCAGTACGTCCAGCGCGAGGTAGGCCGGGCTGGTGGTGTGCGGGGTGGGATCGACGGTGATCCGGCCGCGGGCGGGGTCGGCCCACTGATAGGCGGCTCGGTGTACCGCGTGGTCGTCGTCGCCGTCCAGCAGCAGCCTTACCGGCCGCGCCGCCGGGGCCGCTGGCGGTGTAGCGGCCCGTGAAGCAGGAGCGGGGGCGGGGGTGGGAGGACGTGTGGATGCGGTCATGGGCGACGTCCGCCGTCGACCCGGTCGGCCACGGCTTGCAGCATGTCCCAGTCGGGCTTGCTTGCTCCGGTGGCAGCCAACACCCGATGGGTGTGAAGGGTCAGCACGACCCATCGGCGCAGCAGGCCATCGGCGAGGCGGGCGTCCAACGCCTTGAGGTAGTCGGGCGCGACGCTCTGCCACACAGGGTGCAGCGCGGGAAGTGCCTGCGGGACCTGGTCGCGGGTAAGCGGCCAGATGTAGAGCCAGCCGGCGGTGCGGCTGGCGAGCATCCGCTGGGCGCGCAAGGAGCGTTCGCCGCGCGCCTGGGCGATCAGGACCACGCACAGCCCCTGAGGGAGGTCGTCGTGGAGAAAACGCAGGTACTCGAAGCAGGATGCCGACAGCCGGTGGGCGTCCTCGACCACGACGATCCGCGGTTTGAGAGCCAGGGCGCGACGAATCCAGGCGTCGGCGGCCCCTGGGTCAGCGGACGCCTCACCACGGAGGCCAAGTGCACGGTGAAGGGCGGCTCGCAGGTCAGCCGGCGCCGGCTGTGCCCGGAAATGCAGCGGCAACAGCAACAGCTCACCGAGACGGCGGGCGGCGGTGTGGACGGCGAAGGTCTTGCCGACCCCGGCCTCGCCCAGCACGCACACAAACCGGCCCTGGGAGTACGCGTCAGCGAGCGCGTCGCCCACGGCGAGCATGCCCGGGGTGAGCAAGGTGCGCATACCTGGGGTGTCGAGGAAGTGCAGGCCAGACGGGGCCGCGTCGTCCATGACGGCGAAGGGCTCGGCTCCGACGGCCGCACCCCAGACGGCCGACGGCGGCGGGGGCGGGGTGGTCAGCATCGCTTCAGGGCCCAGTCCACGACCCGGTCGTCGACCTTGTCGGCCCCCAAGTGCTCCATGCCCTTGATCACGTGCTTGGTGACCTTCACCCACTCGCGGAAGGAGCCGAGCGCGTACTGGGTGTCGACCCGCTTCAGCAGCGCCTCGTCCGCACCCCTCCACACCGGGTGGGAGTCGGGCACGGTCTTGAGGACCTCGTCCTCGGTCATGGCCAGGATCTCCAGGCGGATGTAGATCCGCGAGGCCAGCGCCGGATCGCTCTGCAGCGTCTCGTACGCCTCCCGGCCGCCGACGAAGAGGATGGCGGGCTTGGGGTCGCAGGTGTCCCACAGCTTGCGCAGGAACTCGAAGTTCTCCCGCCGGTACTGCTGGGCCTCGTCGCACACGATCACATACGGGCGCCGGGGCAGGGTTTCGCGCAGCAGCTTGTCGAAAGCGGTCGGCGTACCCGGCATCTTGCAGGAGAGGTTCATCTGGTGGAACAGCTCCTCGCGCAGGTCCTTCGGTCCCGGGCGGGAGCGGGCGAAGTCCAGCGGGAGGATCAGATCCGGGTTCATCTCCTGGATCGTGGCCCGGGTGCCGAAGCTCTTGCCGAGCCCGGCGTCGCCGTAGATCACCGACATGGCCCGTGATTCGACGGTGTCGACGACGGTGTCCTTGATCTGCAGAAGCGTGTCGGTGGCGACCAGTGAGGAGTCCTCAAGGCCGAGGAAGAACTGCGGTCGCAGATCCGGACGGCGCGGCGGCCCAGACTCGGGCGGCTGGGACGGCGCGGCAGAAGCGGCGGCGGTGGTGGTCATGCGTCCTCCGAAGACGGATCGGCGGGGGCAGCGGCCTGGCCGGGGCGCACCCAGCCGGCCGGGACGGGCGTCAAAGGGTGATACGGCTCTGCGCGCCTACGAGGCGCGGCAGGCGCTGACCGGCTGGTGCCCGCGAGTTCGGCGAGCGCCTCTTCCTTGGTCATGCGGGTCGCCTGGACAGGTAGTTGGGGTTCGGTAGCCGGCAGATGACGGTCGCGTCTGCGCTCACCGGAGCGCTGCAAGGCCCGGCGCAGCTCAGCGCTGTGCTCCCGGCGCCCGGCAAGGACCTTGGCGCGCAGTTCCTCGGTGGCCTCGTCGCTGAGGAAGGCCCGGCCCAGGTAGCGGTCCCCGCGGAAGGTATACAGGTCGATCTCATGGCTGTGGTGCGGCATCCACCGCACCCGCACCTCGACCCCGATCCGGCCCACACCGTTCTCGGGCATGTAACAGCGGCCCGCGAACTCCACCCCGTGACTGGTGATCTTCCGGGGCCGGTGATCGCTCTCCAGCATGAACGCGCGCAGCTCGGCCGGGGTGGGCTCGGGACGGATCTCGGTGGGGTCGGCCAGCCACGCCTCAAGCGGCGTCGCCCCGGTGCGCTTCACCACGTGCTGGGTGTTGTGCTCATGCACCCACTCCCCCAGGCGCTCCACGAATGCCTCGAAGGTCAGTGGCGGGTCCGTCTCGCCGACGCGGCTGCGGTGGTCAAGCAGGGGCGCCTTGGTGTAGCGGGGCAGGTCGGCGAAGAAGCGGGTCATGCTGGTGCGGTTCAGCCGCTCGATACCGCCCTTGTGGCGGGCGCTGCGCACCCGGTGCACCGGGACGCCAAGAAGCCCGAAGGCCCGCCGGACCGTCTTGGACAGGAAGTCGGCGCCGCCGTCGACCCGTACCAGCTGAGGCAGTCCCCCGGCCGGCCCATAGGGATCCTCCCGCAGCACCGACGCCCGTACGGCAGCGAGGACCGAGCCGCGGTGCGCGGAACCGGCGGTGACCGCCCAGCCCATCACATAGCAGGTACCGCGGTCCTCGAACCAGGTCACCCACACCTTCGACAGCTTCTTGTCGGGCATCATCACGACGAGCGGGGCCTGCTTGTGATCGCCCTCCCACACCTGGTTCCGGGCCACCGCCGGCCGCCGGAACGCGGGATCGAAACCACGGGCGGCCGGAATGCCCTCCCGCAGACCCGCCATGAAACCCGGATCGAGGTCGCGAGCGATGGCATCGTGCAGCGTTGTCAGACCGATCGGCTTCTCCCCCGCTGCCTGGGCTTCGCGCACCAAGTGCTCGTGAGCGCGTTTGACGTTGCCCTGGTAGTCGGCGAGAACTTCGATGATCTCGTTGGTGATACGGAACCGGGAGCGTTCCGGCTTCTCCGGGCTGCCGGTCTTCTCAGCGCTCGCTAGCCAGTCCCACACCGTCCTGATGTGCACGTTCAACGCTTCGGAGACCAGCTGCACATGCGCCGTTGTCAGCTTCCCCGCCCTGCGCAGCCCCAACAGTTGAGCCACCGCGGCAGGCCGCAACTCATCCCGATGCCGCCCCAGGCCGTCGTCCATGGCCTCCAAGGCGTCGCCTCCCGCCGTCACCGGAGCCGACGACCACGCAGAGAACGAACCGGCAACAGAGCAGTGATCACAGTGTCAGCCTCCGGTCGTTCAACATCCGCCCCACGCAGAGCAGTTCATGCAACGCCCGTGGCAGGCGCGACGGATGAGACGTTAAAGCCGACACCACCACAAGAGCCCCGTCGATCACCTGAGCGAGTGACAGAGACCCCGTTCCGCCTCCGCCCTGCACCCTCATGCGCTACAGAGACCACCTCAAAGGAGGTTCGACGGAACACTGCACTGGCCGATTCGGGAGAACACCACCAAGATCAACCATCTAGAACATCAACTGACCAGGACAAACACGAGCCAGCATCAGTGGTGGGGAAACCCGAACATCTCGGTGGCCTCTTCCCCGAACCTCACACGAGCAGTGCGGCGCGCGCACGCGTGCGGTATGGATGGAGGAAGTGCAGCAGCTGATGGCCGGCTGGGGGCTGGAGGACGTGGACGGCTGGGGCGAGCTGGCGCAGCGGCTGGATCACCACCTTCAGCCCGCTGAGGCCCCGTGCGCCGAGGGTGCCGGTGGCATGGCCGGCGCCGTCGGCGGGTGCTGGCCGTGGGGCACAGCCGACTCGCCGAGTCGCCCGGCTCGTTGCGCGAGCACTCCTGCATGGATCCGTCAAACAGGCGTCACCCGTTCGAGTGATATCTACTTCGGTGCGCTGACCGCTGCGGGTGGGAGACGGCCAGGCTGGCGCCACGGGCTGGTTCGGGGCGCCGGCTCCGGCCGGGAGACGCGGGGGGAGGCTCCGGTTGAGTGAGGTAAAGGCGTGGCATCTCGACGGCGACGGCCGCTTGGTGTGTGCCGTTCTCACCCAGCACGCCCAGTACCTGCACGACCGGACCGGCGGCTACTTCCTCTACCTGTCCCAGCTTAGGCACCGAGGACATCGCCCTTGAGTACCTTCAGACCATCCCCATCGGCCGGGAAGAGATCCTGCCCGGACACTGACCACCCGTGCGCACCGGGCGGCACAGGCCACCACCGCGCCCGCGCCAGCACCGTTTCCGCCCGCATCCCTCTCGAGGATCGAACCCGCTATGAGCATGGACCGGACCGGCATCCAGGACGTGCATGCCCTGTGGCTGCAGACACTGGACTTCCTTCACTACAACGCGCCCCAGACGTGGACGGACATGCTGCAGCAGGAGGGAGTGACGTTCTTGATGCCGCCCGCCGTGGCGGCACTTGAGCGAGTGGAGGATCAGGCGGCCGCCCTGGCGAACGCGGAAAGGCGCCGGCTACGCAAAGCGGACTTGTTCTACATCACCCGGGACGCCGCCGCGAGCGTCGCCGGGCTGACAGGCATCCCGTGCATCGCCCAGATCGCCAGCATTGTGCCCTCACCATCCGGGCTGATGGTGTGGGAGGACCCGCCGGTGTGCGTCGAGAGGGGTGTTGTGCTGCGGGCCGTCTCCTGGGGGCCTGCCTATGATGGCGGCACCTGGTGGTCCTGGTGGACGGATACGGCAGCCGGTGTGCGCGCCGGCATCGCCGAGCCGACCATCCTTATGATCCACGGAGGGCTGACCTTCCACGAGGAAGTCTACGCCGAGCCCGACTTCTGGCCGTTGCAGGCCGATGACCCCGCTCTGCCGGAGCACCTGCAGTTCCGGGCCCTGCTGTTTACGTGGATGGCGATCTCCTGCGGACTGCTGGTGTACCGCGAAGCCGTGGCCCCCAGCCAGGACATCCGCGCACATCTGCGCCGCATGAGTGTGGAGTCCCGGGTGGTGCACCGTGTGATCCCCGCCAACAGCGGCGACCGGCCGGGGCTGGCGCAGATCCTGCGCCGCCAGCTTCAGCTGGACGGAACGGTCACCGAGGAGCGACCCTACCCGGGGTCCTTGCCAGCGCAGTTGGCGCCGTGGCACGTCTATGTGCCGGGTCTCGGGCACCGCCTGATCGTGGAGATCCCTATCCTTGAGCCCGGGCAGACCGCGGTTCCCACGCTGGGCGCCGGAAGGAGGGTCAGCAACCTCGCGTTCGCGCCGGTCAGGGCGGTGCTACGGCAGGGCTGGCAGTTCCACAACGGCTATGTGCAGTCCCCGCTGCTCTACGATCCAGAACTTGGGCTCCTCACCGATCCCGGCGATGACGAGTTCTGACCGCACAGGACACCCCACGGCGCCCCTGACCGCTGTCTCGGGCTGCCGGACCGGTCCCTTCCCCACAGACCATGCCCCAGGCTGCCGCAAGCGAGGGCGGTCATGCCGACGGGCATCACCAGGCTCGGCGCTGTTGCGGATGAACTTCGGGGACGACCACCTGCAACGCCCGGTGCTGTACGTGGCATCCCTCCTGGATGCCCGGTTGGCGGCTCACGTGGAGGAAGGCCCCGCGGCTGCCGGCACTCCTGTAGCGCAGGCCGTCATCTGCGCTGACCGCTCTGGTCCATGACGATTTCTGAACGCTGCGCCAGACAATGCCCACTATTATCCGGTGATCACCATTACTCAGAGTGGCGTGCCGGGGATGGGGGCGGGCGGTGTACGTGGCCGAGGTGCTTGTGGAGCGGTTCCGGTCGTGCGAGCGGGTACAGATCCCGCTGCGCCCGGAAGTGACGGTTCTTGTCGGGGAGAACAACGCGGGCAAGTCCAGCGTGATCGATGCGATTCGTCTACTCACGGACCCTCTGGACGGGCGCCGGGTGCGCTATTTCGAGGACGCCGACGTCCTCAAGCCCGCCGCCTCGCTGGGCGGCCCCAGTCTGCAGATGGACGTGGCCGATATCGGCCCGGAGCAGAGTGGCGCGTATCTTGAGGCGCTGCTGCGCGAGGGGCCTCCCGAGAGCCGTACGGCGCGGTGGCAGGTGTCCTGGACAGCTCCGCAAATGGGTGGGCGACGCGGCAGCACGGTCTGGGCGCAGGGCGCGGGCCTTCCCGTCACGGGCGAGCCTCCCGCGCGCGGTGGTGTGCGACATGTCTACCTGCCGGCGCTGCGCGATGCGGAACGGGAGCTGGCCTCGGCTGGCGGCGACCGAGTGCGGATGATCCTTCGCGGGCTGCTGGGGGACGACGAGCAGGTCGATGCCTTCGTGGAACGGATCGGCACCGAGCTGAAGAAGGTGGCCGCAGACCCGGACGTGTTCAGGGTCAACGAGAAGATCAACGAGCCGCTGCGGGACCTGACCGTCGGCGCGCATCCCCAGATGAGTGAACTGGCCCTGGCTGAACCAACGTTCGCGTCGATCGCCCGGTCGCTGCGCATGCTGTTGGGTGATGCCTCCGCGCAACCGTTTCCGCTGTCGGCCTCGGGGCTGGGCTACGCCAACACCCTGTTCATCGCCACGGTGATGGCGGAGCTGGACGCAGCCGCCGAGGCTGACCTGACCGTGCTGCTGGTCGAGGAGCCCGAGGCACACCTGCATCCGCAGCTGCAGACGCTGCTGCTGCGCTATCTGCAGCAGCGGGCACGGGCCTCGCGCCGCCGGCCGTCGGGTGACCCGTCCCAGCCTGCCGGGCATCTGCAAGTGGTGGTCACCACGCACTCCCCCATCCTGTCGGCTGCGGCCAGCGTAGAGGACCTGGTGGTCATGGCACGTTGCCCGAGCGAGCTGTCGGACGGCTGGCAAGCGCGGCCTCTTCCCATTCCCCGGCTGCAGTTGAGCCCGGACCGGGTGCGGCATCTGGACCGCTATCTGGACGCCACGAAGAGTGCCCT is a window encoding:
- a CDS encoding ATP-binding protein — its product is MLTTPPPPPSAVWGAAVGAEPFAVMDDAAPSGLHFLDTPGMRTLLTPGMLAVGDALADAYSQGRFVCVLGEAGVGKTFAVHTAARRLGELLLLPLHFRAQPAPADLRAALHRALGLRGEASADPGAADAWIRRALALKPRIVVVEDAHRLSASCFEYLRFLHDDLPQGLCVVLIAQARGERSLRAQRMLASRTAGWLYIWPLTRDQVPQALPALHPVWQSVAPDYLKALDARLADGLLRRWVVLTLHTHRVLAATGASKPDWDMLQAVADRVDGGRRP
- a CDS encoding ATP-dependent nuclease, with the translated sequence MYVAEVLVERFRSCERVQIPLRPEVTVLVGENNAGKSSVIDAIRLLTDPLDGRRVRYFEDADVLKPAASLGGPSLQMDVADIGPEQSGAYLEALLREGPPESRTARWQVSWTAPQMGGRRGSTVWAQGAGLPVTGEPPARGGVRHVYLPALRDAERELASAGGDRVRMILRGLLGDDEQVDAFVERIGTELKKVAADPDVFRVNEKINEPLRDLTVGAHPQMSELALAEPTFASIARSLRMLLGDASAQPFPLSASGLGYANTLFIATVMAELDAAAEADLTVLLVEEPEAHLHPQLQTLLLRYLQQRARASRRRPSGDPSQPAGHLQVVVTTHSPILSAAASVEDLVVMARCPSELSDGWQARPLPIPRLQLSPDRVRHLDRYLDATKSALLFASRAILVEGISELLLLPALAERVLAADEAADEAAKREAFEAVERFFGITRVIVDGVGFQVYLQVLLAPVDGICLGRRVALITDTDVAPGEPEPARLQSLRELPRRWGSPGALHVAAAPRTLEPALWSSDNIIALRAAFLGCAPRSASRWEQVIQADDPALAFGELFVPKTSRTVTGADGELAKGAPISKGEFAQELADVLADRAVPFTVPTYLANAIRFITASDASTPAVGTP
- a CDS encoding Mu transposase C-terminal domain-containing protein, with product MDDGLGRHRDELRPAAVAQLLGLRRAGKLTTAHVQLVSEALNVHIRTVWDWLASAEKTGSPEKPERSRFRITNEIIEVLADYQGNVKRAHEHLVREAQAAGEKPIGLTTLHDAIARDLDPGFMAGLREGIPAARGFDPAFRRPAVARNQVWEGDHKQAPLVVMMPDKKLSKVWVTWFEDRGTCYVMGWAVTAGSAHRGSVLAAVRASVLREDPYGPAGGLPQLVRVDGGADFLSKTVRRAFGLLGVPVHRVRSARHKGGIERLNRTSMTRFFADLPRYTKAPLLDHRSRVGETDPPLTFEAFVERLGEWVHEHNTQHVVKRTGATPLEAWLADPTEIRPEPTPAELRAFMLESDHRPRKITSHGVEFAGRCYMPENGVGRIGVEVRVRWMPHHSHEIDLYTFRGDRYLGRAFLSDEATEELRAKVLAGRREHSAELRRALQRSGERRRDRHLPATEPQLPVQATRMTKEEALAELAGTSRSAPAAPRRRAEPYHPLTPVPAGWVRPGQAAAPADPSSEDA
- a CDS encoding ATP-binding protein, which encodes MTTTAAASAAPSQPPESGPPRRPDLRPQFFLGLEDSSLVATDTLLQIKDTVVDTVESRAMSVIYGDAGLGKSFGTRATIQEMNPDLILPLDFARSRPGPKDLREELFHQMNLSCKMPGTPTAFDKLLRETLPRRPYVIVCDEAQQYRRENFEFLRKLWDTCDPKPAILFVGGREAYETLQSDPALASRIYIRLEILAMTEDEVLKTVPDSHPVWRGADEALLKRVDTQYALGSFREWVKVTKHVIKGMEHLGADKVDDRVVDWALKRC